A region from the Macrobrachium nipponense isolate FS-2020 chromosome 47, ASM1510439v2, whole genome shotgun sequence genome encodes:
- the LOC135204556 gene encoding uncharacterized protein LOC135204556 — protein MESTKHRARQAVFWPGINSNIVNTIVACESCQVLQPTQQQEPSMNADNLTKPFESVSADLFTVTGKAFLVKLDQLSGWPAVVPCKGDTTASDTIRIFCCYLQEVGVSLHLRTDGGQQFTSNEFLDFMERRKIQCNLGHRCDECRDWSTDQMQAYIKHRKALTSKSKARLAPGVKPKAEERYPSDLGVSFF, from the exons ATGGAATCTACTAAGCACCGGGCAAGACAGGCTGTCTTCTGGCCTGGTATCAACTCAAACATTGTCAACACAATTGTAGCTTGTGAGTCATGCCAGGTATTGCAGCCAACCCAGCAGCAGGAACCATCAATGAATGCCGACAACCTCACGAAGCCCTTTGAATCTGTTTCAGCAGATTTATTTACCGTCACTGGAAAAGCCTTTCTCGTCAAACTTGACCAACTCTCAGGATGGCCTGCTGTTGTCCCATGCAAAGGTGATACTACTGCTTCTGATACAATCAGGATCTTCTGCTGCTACCTCCAGGAAGTTGGTGTGTCTCTCCATCTCAGGACTGATGGAGGACAACAGTTCACCAGTAACGAGTTCCTGGACTTTATGGAGCGAAG GAAGATCCAGTGTAATCTGGGCCATAGATGTGATGAATGTAGGGATTGGTCTACAGATCAGATGCAGGCTTATATCAAACATCGGAAAGCTCTTACTTCAAAGAGTAAAGCCAGGTTAGCTCCAGGAGTTAAACCAAAGGCAGAAGAACGTTATCCTAGTGACTTAGGCGTCAGTTTCTTTTAA